Proteins encoded by one window of Nocardia goodfellowii:
- a CDS encoding helix-turn-helix transcriptional regulator, giving the protein MDVTDPETVHGAPDAGAAQSWGQRLRSYRRTQLGLSRGDFAELINDRARRDHLNVACSERHVARWELGEVRRPSKTYRALLTAVGAPVPEAEVPSSNSNVRPARDVVSWSAESPGTGSAHDTGATLLEALATAVVGSPDSLTPWLPSLHGPEMACDTDVLDPDAVCRATARLRELDQRHGGGAVVRTAVALLKSTTALLTLHRGHALAHSLLIAGADLARLTGWAYHDIGDQHRARQYAMMALVFARRAGADSLVASTLYVLGRISLLERDPRVALRMFQLGQLPAQDAAGGAESARLYANEAWAHAMMGDAGRMRTALARAEEEIARVGDLIDPWTRVFFTPGEFAGMQSVIYNEYARTAAGRTAEHYTFAAVDAARTSLATSAGERPARSILFDNITIATGAFRLGHIDDAMSFATTSLEMTSRVDSGRVGDRLRQLVHSATLASARSDVRDMCNAIRRAARSTRHTPSTEHRLATA; this is encoded by the coding sequence CGCAGAGCTGGGGACAGCGGCTGCGGAGCTACCGGCGTACGCAATTAGGGCTCAGCCGTGGGGATTTCGCCGAGCTGATCAACGATCGAGCTCGCCGAGACCACCTCAATGTCGCGTGTTCGGAACGACACGTCGCGCGCTGGGAACTCGGCGAGGTCCGCCGGCCGAGCAAGACATATCGCGCGTTGCTCACCGCGGTCGGCGCACCAGTTCCGGAGGCCGAAGTGCCATCCTCGAACTCGAATGTCAGGCCGGCTCGCGACGTGGTGTCATGGTCCGCCGAATCCCCCGGAACCGGTAGCGCACACGACACGGGTGCGACTCTGCTGGAAGCCCTCGCCACCGCCGTCGTCGGCTCCCCTGACAGCCTGACACCCTGGCTGCCATCCCTGCACGGACCCGAGATGGCATGCGACACAGATGTACTCGATCCCGATGCCGTGTGCCGCGCCACGGCGAGATTGCGAGAACTCGACCAGCGGCACGGTGGCGGCGCGGTCGTCCGCACAGCTGTTGCCCTGCTGAAATCGACGACGGCGCTGCTGACCCTGCACCGTGGGCACGCCCTCGCACACTCACTACTGATCGCCGGCGCCGACTTGGCTCGCTTGACCGGATGGGCGTACCACGACATCGGTGATCAACATCGCGCCCGCCAATACGCCATGATGGCACTGGTTTTCGCGCGCCGGGCCGGGGCGGACAGCCTCGTCGCGTCGACGCTCTACGTCCTGGGGCGGATCAGCCTGCTCGAACGTGACCCGCGCGTCGCACTGCGCATGTTCCAACTCGGCCAGCTGCCTGCCCAAGATGCCGCCGGCGGCGCGGAATCCGCGCGGCTGTACGCCAATGAGGCGTGGGCGCACGCCATGATGGGCGACGCCGGCCGGATGCGGACCGCGCTCGCACGCGCCGAAGAAGAGATCGCCCGAGTCGGAGATCTCATCGATCCGTGGACCCGGGTGTTCTTCACCCCCGGCGAGTTCGCCGGGATGCAGTCGGTGATCTACAACGAGTACGCCCGGACCGCCGCCGGACGGACCGCCGAGCACTACACTTTCGCTGCCGTCGACGCCGCTCGAACCTCTTTGGCGACGTCCGCCGGAGAACGACCGGCACGCAGCATTCTGTTCGACAACATCACCATCGCGACAGGCGCTTTCCGCCTCGGCCACATCGACGATGCGATGTCATTCGCGACGACCTCCCTGGAGATGACCAGCCGGGTCGACAGCGGACGAGTCGGTGACCGGCTGCGGCAGCTGGTGCACTCCGCGACCCTCGCGTCCGCACGCTCCGATGTTCGGGACATGTGCAATGCGATCCGCCGAGCGGCCCGCTCTACCCGGCACACGCCGAGCACCGAACACCGGCTCGCGACCGCATAG
- a CDS encoding transglycosylase SLT domain-containing protein, protein MTFAVAAAALAAVAATSAVGTADGGAPAHAAASSADKPAQTAAASVHAPSGDLDGWIREALDVMKANNIPGSYESIRKNIIRESAGKPDAINQWDSNAALGIPSKGLLQVIDPTFQAYHVPGTPHDVWDPVANIAAACNYAAHRYGSMDNVNSAY, encoded by the coding sequence GTGACCTTCGCAGTGGCCGCCGCGGCTCTCGCTGCCGTCGCCGCAACGTCCGCGGTAGGGACAGCAGACGGTGGCGCCCCCGCGCATGCGGCCGCGAGTTCCGCCGACAAGCCCGCGCAGACCGCCGCCGCTTCGGTGCACGCCCCTTCGGGCGACCTCGACGGCTGGATCCGCGAAGCCCTCGACGTCATGAAGGCCAACAACATCCCCGGCAGCTACGAGAGCATCCGAAAGAACATCATCCGGGAATCGGCCGGCAAGCCGGACGCGATCAACCAGTGGGACTCCAACGCCGCACTGGGCATCCCGTCCAAGGGCCTGCTCCAGGTGATCGACCCCACCTTCCAGGCCTACCACGTGCCCGGCACCCCGCACGATGTCTGGGACCCGGTCGCCAACATCGCCGCCGCGTGCAACTACGCCGCGCACCGGTACGGCTCGATGGACAACGTCAACTCCGCATACTGA
- a CDS encoding metal-dependent hydrolase family protein, giving the protein MTGTHRVTVFADQHWDGVQSTLSGPVAVTVEDGKITAVDSGRYHSDGDAPGEVVQLGPRTLLPGLIDCHVHVVDEEYDTETIALQTLQALPALRALLEAGFTTVRDLGCVGDTINVALRTAVEQGTIEGPRLIVAPSILSAPGGHADKMPKLTQRYGVAVGVLAATADQLRNRVREQHRAGADWIKFAASGGFGSPQDTPDQVAFTLAEMTAIVEAADDLGLPCAAHAFSDKAVRRAVQAGVRSIEHACLVDAETLTYVADHDVYLVPTLYPQRYHLDNLDDDEFWAAKAPASRAKYREYAGRLRESAQRLADSDVKLAFGTDAGMFPHADNWREFRTMIDVGITPLRALRAATTVAAELLRRPDLGRIAVGATADLIAVDGDPFTDIDALGRVEFIMQNGDVRSAPAVTLDRAVRVDRGALGAQPSGSDRRTA; this is encoded by the coding sequence ATGACTGGAACCCATCGAGTCACCGTTTTCGCCGACCAGCACTGGGACGGCGTCCAGTCGACGCTCTCGGGACCGGTCGCTGTCACCGTCGAGGACGGGAAGATCACCGCTGTCGACTCAGGCCGGTATCACTCGGATGGCGACGCGCCCGGTGAAGTCGTCCAGCTGGGACCGCGCACGCTCCTACCAGGGCTGATCGATTGCCACGTGCATGTCGTCGATGAGGAATACGACACCGAAACCATCGCCTTGCAAACGCTGCAAGCATTACCCGCGCTGCGCGCTCTGCTCGAGGCGGGATTCACCACGGTCCGGGATCTGGGCTGCGTCGGTGACACCATCAATGTCGCGCTCCGGACCGCGGTGGAGCAGGGGACGATCGAGGGGCCGCGGTTGATCGTCGCGCCGAGCATCCTCTCCGCACCGGGCGGGCACGCCGACAAGATGCCCAAACTCACCCAACGGTACGGCGTCGCCGTCGGCGTGCTCGCGGCGACCGCCGACCAACTGAGAAACCGTGTCCGAGAACAACATCGGGCCGGTGCCGACTGGATCAAATTCGCCGCCAGCGGTGGCTTCGGGTCACCGCAGGACACTCCCGACCAAGTCGCGTTCACCCTGGCCGAAATGACCGCCATCGTCGAGGCCGCCGATGATCTCGGCTTGCCTTGCGCCGCGCACGCGTTCAGCGACAAGGCGGTGCGCCGGGCGGTCCAGGCGGGCGTGCGCAGTATCGAGCACGCCTGCCTCGTCGACGCCGAGACCCTCACCTACGTGGCCGATCACGACGTCTACCTGGTGCCCACGCTGTACCCCCAGCGCTATCACCTCGACAACCTCGACGATGACGAATTCTGGGCCGCCAAAGCTCCCGCCTCCCGCGCGAAATACCGCGAGTACGCGGGTCGCCTCCGGGAGTCGGCACAACGCTTGGCGGACAGCGACGTGAAACTGGCGTTCGGCACAGATGCGGGCATGTTTCCCCACGCCGACAATTGGCGGGAGTTCCGCACGATGATCGACGTCGGTATCACACCGTTGCGCGCGCTGCGTGCCGCCACCACCGTCGCCGCCGAGTTGCTGCGGCGGCCCGACCTGGGCCGGATCGCCGTGGGCGCGACCGCTGATTTGATCGCCGTCGACGGCGACCCGTTCACCGATATCGACGCCCTCGGCAGAGTCGAGTTCATCATGCAGAACGGCGATGTCCGTTCCGCGCCCGCGGTGACCCTCGATCGAGCGGTGCGGGTCGACCGAGGCGCTCTCGGTGCGCAGCCGAGCGGTTCGGACCGGCGTACTGCTTGA
- a CDS encoding pyruvoyl-dependent arginine decarboxylase, with protein sequence MATELALGRSLVPSHMFFTSAVGMHERELQAHDLMYMAAGLGRVNRVQVSSRVPPGCQLLSRTAGLELIHEGQILFAIQALAETDQPGQRIATAVGIATPVQGGIGCVAEVHEQDSIGKTEDQARRKSVEMALTAMAAELGVEGYDGAAEYRDGQDRYSIEGTEVRTDCIGAAAVGDINGRVSKIVATLVFLL encoded by the coding sequence ATGGCCACCGAACTCGCGCTGGGGCGGTCGCTCGTGCCCAGCCATATGTTCTTTACCAGCGCTGTCGGAATGCACGAGCGGGAGTTGCAAGCTCACGATCTGATGTACATGGCCGCCGGGCTGGGACGGGTCAATCGAGTCCAGGTGTCGAGCCGAGTGCCGCCCGGCTGCCAATTACTCTCTCGGACAGCCGGTTTGGAACTGATCCACGAGGGGCAGATCCTCTTCGCCATCCAGGCGCTGGCCGAAACCGATCAGCCCGGGCAGCGCATCGCCACCGCGGTCGGCATCGCCACCCCCGTGCAAGGTGGAATAGGTTGCGTCGCAGAGGTTCACGAGCAGGACTCGATCGGCAAAACCGAGGATCAGGCACGGCGCAAGAGCGTGGAGATGGCGCTGACCGCGATGGCCGCCGAACTGGGCGTCGAGGGCTACGACGGCGCCGCCGAGTACCGCGACGGCCAGGACCGCTATTCGATCGAGGGCACCGAGGTGCGCACCGATTGCATCGGCGCCGCCGCGGTCGGGGACATCAACGGGCGCGTCAGCAAAATCGTTGCCACCCTCGTCTTCTTACTCTGA
- a CDS encoding cupin domain-containing protein: MLTMMTYHAWRASQGNDGPAEGHSVAHDGEALEYANKVLTDVGEPVVVVEKQSGITPRVRFLYQDLSGRFTEIMARPALAETLDLVPHPEGGWAQSIWSSSVTVAPEGYPGERASATALHYVLGPGDRSRWHRVRSDELWFWQRGGSLRFLTGGDGDSPAVAPDTHTLGPELDAGERLHILIRGGIWMAAEPLSPSETLIACVVSPGFDHDDYQIL, from the coding sequence ATGCTGACCATGATGACCTATCACGCCTGGCGAGCGAGCCAGGGGAACGACGGCCCGGCCGAAGGCCACTCCGTCGCCCACGACGGCGAGGCCCTGGAATACGCCAACAAGGTTCTCACGGATGTCGGCGAGCCTGTCGTGGTGGTGGAGAAGCAATCCGGCATCACGCCGCGGGTCCGGTTCCTCTATCAGGATCTGTCCGGGCGGTTCACCGAGATCATGGCGCGGCCGGCGCTGGCGGAAACGCTGGATCTGGTACCGCATCCCGAAGGCGGCTGGGCCCAATCGATTTGGTCTTCCTCGGTGACCGTCGCACCCGAGGGCTATCCAGGGGAACGGGCGAGCGCGACCGCGCTGCACTACGTCCTGGGGCCGGGAGATCGCTCGCGTTGGCACCGCGTCCGCTCCGACGAACTCTGGTTCTGGCAGCGCGGCGGCTCGTTGCGCTTTCTGACCGGCGGTGACGGAGACAGCCCTGCCGTCGCCCCCGACACCCACACCCTCGGACCTGAACTCGATGCGGGGGAGCGGCTGCACATTCTGATCAGGGGCGGGATCTGGATGGCCGCCGAACCGCTGTCACCGTCCGAGACCCTTATCGCCTGCGTCGTGTCACCCGGCTTCGACCACGACGACTACCAAATCCTCTGA